Part of the Sphingopyxis sp. 113P3 genome, GAAACAACATGGTCAAGATGAGTATCGGTGCGGCTTTTTCCGAAACCTTTGCGTTTCTGAAAGCCAATTGGAGGCAGATGCTGATGTGGCTTGGGGGCGCTGTAGTGCTTGTCTGTCTGCTCGGCTGGCTCTTTCTGCGCAACACGGTGGCGACCATGATGATGGCACAGGGCGATCCCTCTGCCGCCTTCGGGGCGATGGGGTCATTTTTCCTCTTCGCGATAATCGCCGGGGTGATCGTGACTGCCGCGAGCCTGCTGATCTGGCGGTCGGGCCTTGTCGGCGGCGAGCCCGCGAGCGACATCGGCTGGGGCCTCGGTGCGGGGGCTGCCTATATGTTCGCGATGATCGTCGTCTACATCGCGACCATCATCCTCATGTATATTGTGCTCTTCATCGTCGGGCTACTCGCTGTCGCGATCTTCGGCGCGAGCGGCATGTCTTTAGAAAGCCTGGCAACGGGCGGGGCGTCAGCGGGGCTCATCTTCTTCGCATTCCTGTTCTACGCCGCGATCCTCGTCTTCTTCCTGTGGTTCTTTGGCCGACTGTCGGTCACCGGACCGCTGATGGCAGCGAGCCGTTCGTCAAATCCTTTCACGGCTTTCGGCGAATCGTGGCGACTGACCAGCGCATCGCAGTGGACGATCGTTGGCTTCAACATCCTGATGGCGATCCTGTTTTTCGTCTTTCTCTTCATCGTGTCGATGGTGCTTGGAGGGGTCATAGGCGGAGCGATGTCGTCACCCGATGCGGGGGCGGGCGCACTGATCGGCGCGCTGATCGTTGCGCTGCTTGTCTACGTGCCGATGGTGCTGGTGTCCGTGTCGATGCCAGCCGCGGTCTACCGCTGCGTCGGATCGAGGACCGAAACCGACGTATTTGCCTGACGGGAAGGGATCGAGGTCACTAAAGGGGGCGTCCCGGTGACGGGGCGCCTCTCTTTTGTGGTCAGGCCCATTTGGCGAGCGGCGGCAGGCTCATCAGGATCGCGTCGATATTGCCCCCGGTCTTGAGGCCGAACAAGGTTCCGCGGTCGTAAACGAGGTTGAACTCGGCATAACGCCCGCGCCAGATGAGCTGCGCCTCGCGTTCAGCCTCGGTGAAGGGTTGGTGCATGCGGCGCCGGACAATCTGCGGGAAGATATCGAGGAACGCCTCGCCGACCGCCTGCGTGAAGGCAAAGTTGCGATCGAACTCAGCATCGTCGCCGCATTCGAGATGATCGTAGAAAATGCCGCCGACCCCGCGGTGGACGCCGCGGTGGGGGATGAAGAAATATTCCTCCGCCCATTTGGCGTAGCGCTCGTAGACATCGGGCCCGTAGGGCGCGCAGGCGGCGCGAAACCGCGCGTGGAAGGCGTCGGTGTCCTCGGCATAGGGAATCGGCGGATTGAGGTCGGCGCCGCCGCCAAACCAGCGCTTCGTCGTTACAAGGAAGCGCGTATTCATGTGCACGGCGGGAACGTGCGGGTTCGCCATATGCGCAACAAGGCTGATGCCGGTGGCAAAGAAACGCGGATCCTCGGCCGCGCCGTTGATCGAAGCCGCGAAATCGGGCGCGAAGGCGCCGCCGACCGTCGAGACATTGACCCCGACTTTTTCGAAGACCTCTCCCGTCATCACGCCGCGCACGCCGCCTCCGCCTTCGCCGGGCTCAAGCCCCTCGGCCTCGCGGTCCCAGGGCGTGTAGGTGAAACGCGCCGCGCTGCCTGCTTCGGCTTCGATCGCCTCGAATTCGGTGCAGATGCGGTCGCGCAGCGCCTCGAACCAGTGGCGGGCGGCCTGTTGCTGGGGATCGAGCGAAATCATCCTGGAAAGCCTTTCGTTTGTCTCAGAGCTTCGGCGAGCGCGATGCCAGCCGCAACCGCGACATTCAAGGAGCGAAAGCCCGGCTGCATCGGAATCGCGATCCGCGCTGCTGCCGCTGCATGGACATGCGCCGGCACGCCCGAAGATTCAGCGCCGAGCAATAAGAGATCTGCAGGCGTGAAGGAAAAAGCGGTGAGGGGCGTCGCGCCCGCGGTCGTCAAGAGGACGACCCGCTTGCCGGCGCCTGCAGCCCAGTGGCTGAACGCCCTCCAGTCGGCGTGGCGTCGGCAGTCGGCGCGGGCGGCATAATCCATGCCCGCGCGGCGCAAGGCGGCGTCGGAGAAGGGAAAACCGCAAGGCTCGATGATATGGGCGGGAGTGCCGAAACAGGCTGCAGTGCGCAGCGTCGTGCCGACGTTTCCGGCGATGTCGGGCTGAAACAGGGCGATTTCCACGTGCTCGCCATAGCCGCTAGGGACGAGGGAATCGAGCCCGATCGCGGCTGCTGGCACTGCCAGCGGCGATGAGGGAAATTGCCTGTTGGCAAGCCCCGGATGTGCGGCTATCAGGCCCGCAATTCCCGGAGGGGCCGCCGGGATGCGCCGCGTCCTGCGCGCGCAAACAGGGCGACCCGGCATCCGCGCGAATTTGTCAGTTCAGCCATGCAAGGGCAATCGAATGGCCAGTGAAACCAGTCTCAACGCCGGCATCGACGATGGCGTGCGGCGCCGGGATTTCATCAATATCGCCGCAGTCAGCTTTGCCGGAGTCGGGGCCGCCACTGTGGTCCTTCCCCTGGTCAACCAGATGAACCCGTCCGCTGACGTGCTCGCTCTCTCGTCGACCGAGATCGATATTTCGGCGATCCAGTCGGGACAGGCGATCAAGACGAGCTGGCGCAAGCAGCCGGTGTTCGTGCGCAACCTCACCCCGGCCGAGATCGCTGAGGCCAACAAGGTGTCGCTTGGCGACCTGCGTGACCCGCAGACGCTCGCGGAGCGTACCAAGGAGGGCAAGGAGAATTGGCTAATCACGCTCGGTGTCTGCACCCACCTCGGCTGCGTGCCGCTCGGGGCCGCAGAAGGTGAACCGCGCGGCGATTTTGGCGGCTATTTCTGTCCGTGTCACGGGTCGCACTACGATACCGCGGCGCGCATCCGCAAAGGTCCGGCGCCGACGAATCTGGTCGTGCCGCCTTATGAATTTACCAGCGACACCGTTGTGACGATCGGCTGAGGAGCAAGATAAGATGAGCTTTCCCTGGGCCAAGAATTACGAACCCCAGCAGCCGCTGATGAAGTGGCTGGACGAGAAGCTGCCCCTACCGCGCCTCGTCTATAACGCGGTCGGTGCCGGCTATCCGGTTCCGCGCAATCTCAATTATTTCTGGAACTTCGGCGTTCTTGCCGGCGCAGCGCTCGCGATCCAGATCATCACAGGTATCGTGCTTGCGATGCATTACGCGGCCAATGCGGGCGTCGCCTTCGACTCGGTCGAGCACATCATGCGCGACGTCAATGCCGGCTGGTTCATTCGCTACGCGCACATGAACGGCGCGAGCATGTTCTTCATCGTCGTCTATCTGCATATCTTCCGCGGCCTCTTTTACGGTTCGTACAAGGCGCCGCGCGAGATGGTGTGGCTGCTCGGCGTCGTGATCTTCCTCCTCATGATGGCGACCGCCTTCATGGGTTATGTCCTCCCCTGGGGCCAGATGAGCTTCTGGGGCGCGCAGGTGATCACCGGATTCTTCTCGGCGATCCCGGTCGTCGGCGAGCCGATCCGCGTGTGGCTGCTCGGCGGTTTTGCGCCCGATAACGCGGCGCTCAACCGTTTCTTCTCGCTTCACTATCTGCTGCCCTTCGTGATCGCGGGCGTCGTCGTCCTTCATATCTGGGCACTGCATATCCCGGGATCGAGCAATCCGACCGGCATCGAGGTGAAGGACGAACAGGACACCGTCCCGTTCCACCCCTATTATACCGCGAAGGATGGCTTCGGGCTCGGCGTCTTCCTGATCCTGTTTGTCGCGCTGACATTCTTCAGCCCGAACCTTCTGGGCCACGCCGACAACTATATCCCGGCAAACCCGCTTTCGACCCCGGCGCATATCGTTCCGGAATGGTATTTCTGGCCCTTCTACGCGATTCTGCGCGCCTTCACCTTCAACTTCCTGTGGATCGACGCGAAGCTCTGGGGTGTGATTGCGATGTTCGCCTCGATCGCGCTGCTGTTCTTCCTTCCCTGGCTCGACAGCTCGCCGGTCAAGTCGTCGAAATATCGTCCGCTCTACCGCATCTTCTTCTGGGTGCTCGTCGCTGACGTTTTCCTGCTGGGTCTGTGCGGCAAGATGCCTGCAGAGCAGCCGTGGGTCATCCTCAGCCAGATCGGTGCGGCTTATTATTTCGCCCACTTCCTGATCATTCTGCCGATCGTCTCGCGGATTGAACGCCCGCTGCCGATGCCGAATTCGATCACGGAAGCCGTTCTCGCGAAGCATGCCGACGCCTCGTCGGCTTCGGCAACGGCCTGAGCGCCGGACTTTAATAGGAGCTGAAACAGCCATGGTTCGTCCGCTCGGATTTCTCGTTGGTCTGGGGTTTATCGTTGCGCTGCTGTGCGCGATCTTCACCACGCCGCTGACGAATGAGCCCCAAGCCGCTCACGCGTTCCACAAGCATCCGCGTCACCTCGCGCTGTCGAGCGACGGTCTGTTCCCGCACTGGGACAAGGCCAAGCTTCAGCGCGGGATGCAGGTGTACAAGGAAGTCTGTTCGGCCTGCCACAGCCTCAACTATGTCGCCTTCCGCGACATTGCTGAGCTTGGCTACACCGAGGGCCAGGTGAAGAGTTTCGCCAAGGGCTTCCAGGTGCCGTCGATCAACCCCGACACGGGTGAGCCGGCGACGCGCGACGGTCTGCCTTCGGATCATTTCCCGGCGCCCTATGCCAATGAGGTCGCAGCGCGTGCGGCGAACAACAATGCGCTCCCGCCTGATCTTTCGCTGATCACCAAGGCGCGCGAAGGCGGCAAGGACTATGTCTATTCGCTGCTGACCGGTTACCAGAACCCGCCGAAGAACCTGCCGAAGGAGCTTCAGCCTGGAACAGGGCTGCACTATAACCCCTATTTCGCCAACCTGAACCTCGCCATGGCGCCGCCGCTCGCCGACGGGCAGGTGACCTTTGCCGACGGTTCGCCGAACGATGTGAAGGCGATGGCGAGCGACGTCGCGGCCTTCCTCGTGTGGACCGCCGAGCCCAAGCTGGTGAAGCGCGTCTGGACTGGGTGGGCGGTGCTCCTCTACCTGCTCATCTTCACCGGTCTCACCTATATGGCATACCGGAACATCTGGGCCGACAAGGAACATTGAGGGACAAGGAAGGGCGATTGTCGCCGATGATCGCCCTTCCGCCCCGACCAGCGCTTGACCTTGCGGCGCTCGTCCGCACCATCCCCGACTTTCCGAAGCCGGGGATTTTGTTTCGCGACATCACCACGCTCATAAGCGACGCCGCTGGCTTTTCGGAAAGCGTGCGCCGCCTTAGTGAGCGCGCCGCTGCTCATCGCCCCGACTTGATTGTGGCGGTGGAGGCGCGCGGTTTTCTCTTCGGCGCTGCCATGGCGAGCGCGATGGGGCTTGGCCTCGTCCCGGTCCGCAAAGCGGGAAAGCTTCCCGGCGTCACCATCGGCGTTGACTACGAACTGGAATATGGCACCGACCGGCTGGAACTGCACGAAGGCGCGGTTGTCCAAGGCCACCGCGTGGTGCTGGTCGACGATCTGCTTGCCACGGGCGGTACCATTCTTGCTGCGGCCCAGCTGATACGAAATGTCGGCGCCGAAGTGGCGGCCGCTATGTTCGTGATCGACCTTCCTGATCTTGGGGGTTCAGAGCGGCTGGCTGCGGCGGGCCTTGTGTGTGAAACGCTGATCGCCTTCGACGGGGATTAGGAACCGGTCCTCCTGAGGCGTGCCCGCACGACGGCAAGCCCGCCTTGCGCAAAGAAAAGCCCGCGCCGAAGCGCGGGCTGTCGCCCCCTTGGCAAGCAGGCGGAATCAGAAGGGTAGCCAACTCTGTTTCTTGCGGAACTTCATATAGCCGACATTGGCGCCAAGGCGGGCACCGACGCCGACGCGGATCGGGATGAGCACGATGTCGCCGCTGCGCATATAGGAGGCATTGAAGCCGCCGATCAGATATGCGGCGCCTTCGCCGGCGGGAAAGCGCTTGTAGAGGTCCTCGCTGTCGAAGAGATTGTAGACGAGAATGAAGGTATTGCCGGCATTGGCCCCCGCGTCGAACCCGATCGACGGGCCCGTCCAATAAGCCGGACGCTCGCCCTCGACCTTGTGATAGAGCGTCCCTGAACCGTATCGCAGGCCGAGACCGATCGCGCCGCTGGCCTCGCGGCCCACAATATAGGCGTTGGGTTCCCCCTGCTTCTTGAGGATGTCCTCGATCAGCCCGGCAAGACCCTGCGCGCCCTTGCCGAAGACGCCCTCGGCAGCGCCGATCAGGTCATCTTCCTTGTAGGTCTCCCCTGGGGTGGCGTTCGTTGCGGCCGCCTGCGGGTCGATGGGCGTCGCAGGCGCCGCTTCGGCCGCTTCCGACACGCCGCTCGTCTGCTCGTCATCGGTGGCAAGATCGCTGTCGAGCGCGGGATCGGCATATGGGTCCGTGGATGTCACCGGGGGCGGGGCGGGCTGGGGGTTGTCGAGGTCCGAGTCGAGTACCGTATTGGGATCGACCTCGGTCATCTGCGCGGCAAGGGGCAGGGGCGAAAGAGCGAGCCCAAGGGCTGCAATCCCCATTGTGGCGAATTTGGTAAACATATGGCGCATTATAGTCCCCCAAGGGTTGGCTGCGGTCCGCATTACAGCCGCAACCCTGCGTTAATCATGACTCTCTTTGCAAGGGGGGCAATGAACGCTCGATGACCCGAGTCGATTTCGGGCTGGATCGAATCACGCTCGCGGTCAAAATCGCGTCCTCTTAGGGACAAAAGGATAATATTGGTCGTTGCGGCGCGCTGCCGGGCTGGCTATAGCGCCCGCCAAGGCCAAACTGCCGTTAGCCCGGCAGCCATGCGGAGACGTGGGTGAGTGGCTGAAACCAACGGTTTGCTAAACCGTCGTACTGGTAAATCCGGTACCGAGGGTTCGAATCCCTCCGTCTCCGCCAATATCCTGATTCGTGAAAACTCAAATCGTATCAAAAACGGCTGATTTCGGCTCTTCCCCGTGAACGGGGGATGAGGGTGGATCAGACCCGATTGATGACGCCATTCCAACCGCAGGCTCTTCCCCGTGAACGGGGGATGAGGGTGGATCAGACCCGATTGATGACGCCATTCCAACCGCAAAGAGCGAGCACGCGCAAGCGGTAGTTGTGAAAGTTGCGGAAGCCGAACGCGCGGCGCGAGATCATCTCCATCTTTGTGTGAAAGCCCTCGGTGATTCCATTGTTCCTGGAAAAGCGCCACATGCGGGCGACGGGCTCGAGCCAGCTGGTCAGGGTATCGGCGAGGGACTTGAGGGGGCTGGCGGCGAACTGATCGATCAGCCTGAGCAGGTCGGGGATAAGCTGGCTGGCCTTTTTGGCATTGAGGGATTTTTGCGTCAGCAGGAGGGCCATGTCCTGCTTGGCAGTGTAGAGGGCTTCGAGCACCGGATTGGCTTTCAGGTAGACGGCCAGCCTTTTGCGCTGTTCTTCGCTTAGCTTCCATCGATGGCGCCGCATCAAACTGAGCAGCCCGCGATTCTTTCGGCCCTCGGGATCGAAGCGCTTCCATCCTTCGAGGAAATGCTGGTTGAGCAGCCGAATGACATGGAAGCGATCGGCGACGATCTTCGCGTTCGGAAAATATTTGCGGGCGATTGCGCGATAGGTTTCCGACAGGTCCATCACGATGACCTTGACCTTGTCGCGCCCTGGCAACCTTCGCAAATAGCTTCGTAAACTGTCTTCCGAGCGTCCCGGGACGACATCGTAGACCTTGTGATTCTTCAGATCGACAAATGTCGTCGCATAGCCTCTCTTGCGCGAGAAAAAATGCTCGTCGATCCCCAGGACCTGCGGGCAGGGCCGACCGGACAGCTCCGAGACGCGCTGTTCGATGAAATGATGATACCAGCGCTCGATGGTTGCACTGCCGATCGCATGGGTGCTCGTCAACTGGCTTTGGCTGATGCCTCCGTGGTGACCGTCGAAGACCTCAAGACGGTACGTCTCCGTCGCGCGATAGCGCGGACGGATGCCCGAAAAGCGATGACGGAAATAGCGGCCGCAACCGGCACAATGATATTTGGGCACCGCAAGGTGCACGATCAGGATCTGGTTGCCTTGACGCGTGTGCTTGAGCTCGCGCTCATAAGTCGCCTTGATCCGCAGCCCCCCGTGGCCGCAAT contains:
- a CDS encoding tRNA (cytidine(34)-2'-O)-methyltransferase, with translation MEIALFQPDIAGNVGTTLRTAACFGTPAHIIEPCGFPFSDAALRRAGMDYAARADCRRHADWRAFSHWAAGAGKRVVLLTTAGATPLTAFSFTPADLLLLGAESSGVPAHVHAAAAARIAIPMQPGFRSLNVAVAAGIALAEALRQTKGFPG
- a CDS encoding adenine phosphoribosyltransferase, whose product is MIALPPRPALDLAALVRTIPDFPKPGILFRDITTLISDAAGFSESVRRLSERAAAHRPDLIVAVEARGFLFGAAMASAMGLGLVPVRKAGKLPGVTIGVDYELEYGTDRLELHEGAVVQGHRVVLVDDLLATGGTILAAAQLIRNVGAEVAAAMFVIDLPDLGGSERLAAAGLVCETLIAFDGD
- a CDS encoding cytochrome c1 yields the protein MVRPLGFLVGLGFIVALLCAIFTTPLTNEPQAAHAFHKHPRHLALSSDGLFPHWDKAKLQRGMQVYKEVCSACHSLNYVAFRDIAELGYTEGQVKSFAKGFQVPSINPDTGEPATRDGLPSDHFPAPYANEVAARAANNNALPPDLSLITKAREGGKDYVYSLLTGYQNPPKNLPKELQPGTGLHYNPYFANLNLAMAPPLADGQVTFADGSPNDVKAMASDVAAFLVWTAEPKLVKRVWTGWAVLLYLLIFTGLTYMAYRNIWADKEH
- a CDS encoding cytochrome b, with the translated sequence MSFPWAKNYEPQQPLMKWLDEKLPLPRLVYNAVGAGYPVPRNLNYFWNFGVLAGAALAIQIITGIVLAMHYAANAGVAFDSVEHIMRDVNAGWFIRYAHMNGASMFFIVVYLHIFRGLFYGSYKAPREMVWLLGVVIFLLMMATAFMGYVLPWGQMSFWGAQVITGFFSAIPVVGEPIRVWLLGGFAPDNAALNRFFSLHYLLPFVIAGVVVLHIWALHIPGSSNPTGIEVKDEQDTVPFHPYYTAKDGFGLGVFLILFVALTFFSPNLLGHADNYIPANPLSTPAHIVPEWYFWPFYAILRAFTFNFLWIDAKLWGVIAMFASIALLFFLPWLDSSPVKSSKYRPLYRIFFWVLVADVFLLGLCGKMPAEQPWVILSQIGAAYYFAHFLIILPIVSRIERPLPMPNSITEAVLAKHADASSASATA
- a CDS encoding DUF1134 domain-containing protein — its product is MRHMFTKFATMGIAALGLALSPLPLAAQMTEVDPNTVLDSDLDNPQPAPPPVTSTDPYADPALDSDLATDDEQTSGVSEAAEAAPATPIDPQAAATNATPGETYKEDDLIGAAEGVFGKGAQGLAGLIEDILKKQGEPNAYIVGREASGAIGLGLRYGSGTLYHKVEGERPAYWTGPSIGFDAGANAGNTFILVYNLFDSEDLYKRFPAGEGAAYLIGGFNASYMRSGDIVLIPIRVGVGARLGANVGYMKFRKKQSWLPF
- the hemF gene encoding oxygen-dependent coproporphyrinogen oxidase; the encoded protein is MISLDPQQQAARHWFEALRDRICTEFEAIEAEAGSAARFTYTPWDREAEGLEPGEGGGGVRGVMTGEVFEKVGVNVSTVGGAFAPDFAASINGAAEDPRFFATGISLVAHMANPHVPAVHMNTRFLVTTKRWFGGGADLNPPIPYAEDTDAFHARFRAACAPYGPDVYERYAKWAEEYFFIPHRGVHRGVGGIFYDHLECGDDAEFDRNFAFTQAVGEAFLDIFPQIVRRRMHQPFTEAEREAQLIWRGRYAEFNLVYDRGTLFGLKTGGNIDAILMSLPPLAKWA
- a CDS encoding ISL3 family transposase, with the protein product MKKKADQGIDGILGLSDVEIVRVERRRDIRVWARPTKRPVCLYCGHGGLRIKATYERELKHTRQGNQILIVHLAVPKYHCAGCGRYFRHRFSGIRPRYRATETYRLEVFDGHHGGISQSQLTSTHAIGSATIERWYHHFIEQRVSELSGRPCPQVLGIDEHFFSRKRGYATTFVDLKNHKVYDVVPGRSEDSLRSYLRRLPGRDKVKVIVMDLSETYRAIARKYFPNAKIVADRFHVIRLLNQHFLEGWKRFDPEGRKNRGLLSLMRRHRWKLSEEQRKRLAVYLKANPVLEALYTAKQDMALLLTQKSLNAKKASQLIPDLLRLIDQFAASPLKSLADTLTSWLEPVARMWRFSRNNGITEGFHTKMEMISRRAFGFRNFHNYRLRVLALCGWNGVINRV
- the petA gene encoding ubiquinol-cytochrome c reductase iron-sulfur subunit, whose amino-acid sequence is MASETSLNAGIDDGVRRRDFINIAAVSFAGVGAATVVLPLVNQMNPSADVLALSSTEIDISAIQSGQAIKTSWRKQPVFVRNLTPAEIAEANKVSLGDLRDPQTLAERTKEGKENWLITLGVCTHLGCVPLGAAEGEPRGDFGGYFCPCHGSHYDTAARIRKGPAPTNLVVPPYEFTSDTVVTIG